A stretch of the Gossypium hirsutum isolate 1008001.06 chromosome D07, Gossypium_hirsutum_v2.1, whole genome shotgun sequence genome encodes the following:
- the LOC107956642 gene encoding CEN-like protein 2, with product MAKLSDPLVLGRVIGDVIDALSPSVKMSVTFNTNKQVYNGHEFFPSAVTNKPKVEVHGGDMRSFFTLVMTDPDVPGPSDPYLREHLHWIVTDIPGTTDATFGREMVNYEMPRPNIGIHRFVFLLFKQKGRQTVRSIPSSRDRFDTRKFAEENELGVPVAAVYFNAQRETAARRR from the exons ATGGCAAAACTGTCAGATCCTCTTGTGTTGGGGAGAGTGATTGGGGATGTTATTGATGCCCTCTCCCCATCTGTGAAAATGTCAGTCACTTTCAACACCAACAAGCAGGTATATAATGGCCATGAATTTTTTCCATCTGCAGTTACTAACAAGCCTAAGGTTGAGGTTCATGGAGGTGATATGAGATCCTTTTTCACCCTG GTGATGACAGACCCAGATGTTCCTGGTCCTAGTGACCCTTACCTGAGGGAGCACTTACACTG GATAGTGACAGATATCCCCGGCACAACAGATGCCACATTTG gAAGGGAAATGGTGAACTACGAAATGCCAAGGCCAAACATAGGGATCCACAGGTTTGTGTTCCTCCTCTTCAAGCAAAAAGGCAGGCAAACAGTGAGAAGCATACCGTCATCAAGGGATCGTTTCGATACCAGGAAGTTTGCAGAAGAAAACGAACTAGGGGTTCCTGTTGCAGCTGTCTATTTCAATGCTCAAAGGGAAACAGCTGCTAGAAGACGCTAA